The genome window CCAAGACCCTGACCGCCGAAACCGCCTACTGGATTGGCCGGGCCATCGGCGCCCAGAGCCTGGCCCAGGACGAGCCCAACGTGTCGGTCGGCCGTGACGGTCGCCTGTCCGGCCCGGAGTTGGTGGAACAACTGATCCAGGGCCTGGCAGACAGCGGTTGCCATGTGAGCGACGTGGGCCTGGTGCCGACGCCGGCACTGTACTACGCCGCCAACGTACTGGCCGGTAAGTCCGGGGTGATGCTCACCGGCAGCCACAACCCGTCGGACTACAACGGTTTCAAGATCGTCATCGCCGGCGACACCCTGGCCAACGAACAGATCCAGGCCCTGCATGACCGCCTGAAGACCAACGACCTGACCAGCGGCAAGGGCACCGTCACCAAAGTCGACATCCTGCAGCGCTACTCTGATCAAATCACTGGTGACGTCAAACTCGCACGCCGCCTGAAAGTGGTGGTGGACTGCGGCAACGGTGCCGCTGGCGTAATCGCCCCACAGTTGCTCGAAGCCCTGAACTGCGAAGTGATCCCGCTGTTCTGCGACGTGGACGGCAACTTCCCCAACCACCACCCGGACCCAGGCAAGCCGGAGAACCTGGTGGACCTGATCGCCAAGGTCAAGGAAACCGGAGCGGATGTCGGCCTGGCCTTCGACGGCGACGGCGACCGCGTGGGCGTGGTGACCAACACTGGCGAGAACGTGTTCGCCGACCGCCTGTTGATGCTGTTCGCCCGTGATGTAGTGGCACGCAATGCCAATGCCGAGATCATCTTCGACGTGAAGTGCACCCGCCGCCTCACCCCGCTGATCAAGGAATATGGCGGTCGCCCGCTAATGTGGAAGACCGGTCACTCGTTGATCAAAAAGAAAATGAAGGAAACCGGCGCCCTGTTGGCCGGCGAAATGAGCGGCCACGTGTTCTTCAAGGAGCGCTGGTTCGGCTTTGACGACGGTATTTACAGCGCCGCGCGGTTGCTGGAGATCCTCAGCAAGGAAAAATCTACCGCCGAAGAGCTGTTCCAGACCTTCCCGAACGATATTTCTACGCCAGAGATCAATATCCATGTGACCGAGGAGAGCAAATTCAGCATCATTGACGCACTGCACGATGCGCAATGGGGCGAAGGCGCCAACCTGACCACCATTGATGGTGTGCGAGTCGATTACGCCAAAGGCTGGGGCCTGGTTCGCGCGTCCAACACCACACCGGTGCTGGTCCTGCGTTTCGAGGCGGATACCGAGGCTGAGTTGCAGCGCATCAAGGACGTGTTCCACGCCCAGTTGAAACGTGTTGCCCCTGATCTCCAATTACCGTTCTGATTTTTTACCGGAGCCCTGAATGACCCTCGAACGCGAAGCCGCTGCCAACACTGCCAAGGTCCTGTCCGAAGCGTTGCCTTACATCCGACGCTACGTCGGCAAGACGCTGGTGATCAAGTACGGCGGCAATGCCATGGAAAGCGACGAGCTGAAAACCGGCTTTGCCCGCGACATCGTGTTGATGAAAGCCGTGGGGATCAACCCGGTGGTGGTGCACGGCGGCGGCCCGCAAATCGGCGACCTGCTCAAGCGCCTGTCGATCGAGAGTCACTTCATCGATGGCATGCGCGTCACTGACGCGCAGACCATGGACGTGGTGGAGATGGTCCTCGGCGGCCAGGTCAACAAAGACATTGTCAACCTGATCAACCGCCATGGCGGCAGCGCCATCGGCCTGACCGGCAAGGACGCGGAGTTGATCCGCGCGAAAAAGCTGACGGTGACCCGTCAGACACCGGAGATGACCCAGCCGGAAATCATCGACATCGGCCAGGTGGGCGAAGTGGTAGGCGTCAACACCGACCTGCTGAACCTGTTGGTCAAGGGCGACTTCATCCCGGTGATCGCGCCGATCGGCGTGGGCGCCAATGGCGAGTCCTACAACATCAACGCCGACCTGGTGGCCGGCAAGGTGGCCGAAGCGCTGAAGGCTGAAAAGCTGATGCTGCTGACCAACATCGCCGGCCTGATGGACAAGCAAGGCAAGGTGCTGACCGGCCTGACCACCCAACAGGTGGACGACCTGATCGCCGACGGCACTATCTACGGCGGCATGCTGCCGAAGATCCGCTGCGCGCTGGAAGCGGTGCAAGGCGGCGTCGGCAGCTCGTTGATCATCGATGGCCGCGTGCCGAATGCGGTACTGCTGGAGATCTTCACGGATACCGGCATGGGTACGTTGATCAGTAACCGCAAGCGTCCTTAAAGGCTACAAACAAAATGGCCCCGCTCAATCTGATTGAGCGGGGCCTTTTTTGTGCTTGAACACACTGTAGATCCAAATGTGGGAGGGGGCTTGCCCCCGATTGGCGGTGTATCAGCCAAATAACTGCAACTGACACTCCGTCATCGGGGGCAAGCCCCCTCCCACACTAGCCTTCACACACAAGGGAGCTCGGGGTCAGACGCCAAACTGCTCGCGATACGCCTTCACCGCCGGCAGGTGCTGCTTGAGCTGCGGATCATCTTCCAGGAACTGCAACACCTGGTTCAACGACACGATGCTCACGACTGGAATGCCGAAATCACGCTCCACTTCCTGGATGGCCGACAACTCACCGTTGCCACGCTCCTGGCGGTTCAGCGCGATCAGCACGCCGGCGGCCTTGGCGCCGTCCTGGGAAGCAATGATCTGCATCACTTCGCGGATAGCGGTGCCGGCGGTGATCACATCGTCGATGATCAGCACGTCACCCTTGAGCGGAGCTCCGACCAGGCTGCCGCCTTCGCCGTGGGCCTTGGCCTCTTTGCGGTTGAAGCACCAAGGCAGGTCCTGGCCATGATGTTCCGCCAGGGCCACGGCAGTCGCCGCCGCCAGGGGAATACCCTTGTAGGCCGGGCCAAACAGTACGTCGAAGGAAATACCGCTTTCAACGATGGCTGCCGCGTAGAAACGACCCAGTTGAGCCAGGGCCGAACCTGTGTTGAACAAGCCTGCATTGAAGAAGTACGGGCTGGTGCGCCCGGACTTCAGGGTGAACTCACCGAAGCGCAAAACGCCGCGATCGATGGCAAAACGAATGAAATCGCGTTGATACGCCTGCATGAAAAAAGCCTCAGATACCACGGATTTAGCTAATTAGGTAGACGGCGTGTATCATACACGCACGCGATTTTTGGGGCCATTTATGCGGATCATCAGTGTGAACGTTAATGGTATTCAGGCTGCAGTCGAGCGTGGTTTGCTCAGTTGGCTGCAAGCCCAGAATGCCGACGTCATCTGCCTGCAGGATACCCGCGCCTCCGCCTTTGAACTGGACGACCCAGCCTTCCAACTGGATGGCTACTTCCTTTATGCCTGCGATGCCGAAGTGCCCACCCAAGGTGGCGTAGCTTTGTATTCGCGGTTGCAACCCAAGGCGGTCATCAGCGGCCTCGGCTTCGAGACAGCCGACCGCTACGGGCGCTACCTGCAAGCCGATTTCGACAAGGTCAGCATCGCGACCTTGCTGCTTCCTTCGGGGCAGAACGGCGATGAAGACTTGAACCAGAAGTTCAAGCTAATGGACGATTTCGCCCGTTACCTGGATAAACAGCGACGCAAACGTCGCGAGTACATTTATTGTGGCTCGCTGTACGTGGCGCAACAGAAGCTGGATATCAAAAACTGGCGCGACAGCCAGCAATCCCCGGGCTTCCTGGCGCCGGAACGGGCCTGGATGGACGAGATTGTCGGCAACATGGGTTATGTGGATGCCCTGCGCGAAGTCAGCCGCGAAGGCGACCAGTACAGCTGGTGGCCGGATAACGAACAGGCTGAGATGCTCAACCTGGGCTGGCGCTTCGACTACCAGTTGCTGACCCCGGGTCTGCGCCGGTTCGTTCGCAGCGCACGCCTGCCGCGCCAGCCACGCTTTTCGCAGCACGCGCCGCTGATCGTGGACTACGACTGGACACTGACCATCTGAGGTCTTTTCCCAGGCACAAAAAAACCGACATCGCTGTCGGTTTTTTTGTGGGTGCTCATTATTTGATCACACGCCAAGTCAAGGGATAGCGGTAGGCGATACCCTTGTTGGCCTTGATGCTGCCAATGATGGTCAGCACCACCGTGGCGATCGCCAGGGCGAACATCAGGAAAAAACCAATCACCGCGAAAGCCAGCACCATGCAAGCGATCCAGGCGATGGCGACGGTGATCTGGAAGTTCAGGGCTTCCTTGCCCTGATCATCAATGAACGGGTCCACTTCTTTCTTCATCTGCCACAGGATCAGTGGCCCAACGACGCTGCCGAAGGGGAACACAAACCCCAGAAACGCCGCGAGATGGCACAACATCGCGCCCTGGCGCACTTCGTAGGAAGGCGTCGGCACCGGCATTTGGCTGTTGTGATTCATGGCGCTTCTCCTTGAGGCGTGTTCAGTCAGCCAGGGCGGCGTTCTGCAGTTCGAAGATCTCGGTCATGCCTTTCTGGGCCAGGGCCAGCATCGCGTTCAGTTCGGCCGGCTGGAATGGCGCGCCTTCGGCGGTGCCCTGCACTTCGATGAAACCACCGGTGCTGGTCATCACCACGTTCAGGTCGGTCTCGGCAGCCGAGTCTTCCAGGTAGTCCAGGTCCAGCACAGGCTCGCCCTGGTACATACCGACCGAAACAGCGGCGATCATTTGCTTGAGCGGATCACCGCCCTTGAGGCCGCCACGCTTCTTGATCACTTTCAGCGCGTCAACCAGGGCCACCATGGCACCAGTGATGGACGCGGTGCGGGTACCGCCGTCGGCCTGGATCACGTCGCAGTCGACGTACAGGGTCACGTCGCCCAGCTTGGACATGTCCAGGGCGGCGCGCAGGGAACGACCGATCAGGCGCTGGATTTCCAGGGTGCGGCCACCTTGCTTGCCACGACTGGCTTCACGCTGGTTACGCTCGCCGGTGGCGCGCGGCAACATGCCGTACTCGGCGGTCAGCCAGCCCTGGCCCTGGCCTTTAAGAAAGCGCGGTACGCCGTTTTCGACGCTGACGGTGCAGATCACCTTGGTATCGCCAAACTCGACCAGTACGGATCCCTCGGCGTGTTTGGTGTAGTTGCGGGTGATGCGGATCGAGCGGAGCTGATCGGCAGCGCGACCACTTGGACGTTTCATAGGGGATACCTGTACTGAGGACGAAAAACTGCCGAGCATTATAGAGCCGCGGGCCGATTCGGGGCACTGCTAAAAAATCCGGTTACGAATGCCCGGGTTTGGGCGCACTCGCCCCACTGCGCTACAATCCTGCGCCTTCCCAATCATCAGCCCGCATCTACGGGGCTGCAACGCGAGGTACCTCCATGGTGCACAGCATGACCGCCTTTGCCCGCGTCGAAAAAGCCGGCGTACAAGGCACCCTGAGCTGGGAACTGCGCTCGGTCAACAGTCGCTACCTGGAGCCGCATCTGCGCCTGCCGGAGTCGTTCCGTGACCTCGAAGGCGCTGTGCGTGAAGCGCTGCGCCAGGG of Pseudomonas azotoformans contains these proteins:
- the rph gene encoding ribonuclease PH — translated: MKRPSGRAADQLRSIRITRNYTKHAEGSVLVEFGDTKVICTVSVENGVPRFLKGQGQGWLTAEYGMLPRATGERNQREASRGKQGGRTLEIQRLIGRSLRAALDMSKLGDVTLYVDCDVIQADGGTRTASITGAMVALVDALKVIKKRGGLKGGDPLKQMIAAVSVGMYQGEPVLDLDYLEDSAAETDLNVVMTSTGGFIEVQGTAEGAPFQPAELNAMLALAQKGMTEIFELQNAALAD
- the pyrE gene encoding orotate phosphoribosyltransferase, which produces MQAYQRDFIRFAIDRGVLRFGEFTLKSGRTSPYFFNAGLFNTGSALAQLGRFYAAAIVESGISFDVLFGPAYKGIPLAAATAVALAEHHGQDLPWCFNRKEAKAHGEGGSLVGAPLKGDVLIIDDVITAGTAIREVMQIIASQDGAKAAGVLIALNRQERGNGELSAIQEVERDFGIPVVSIVSLNQVLQFLEDDPQLKQHLPAVKAYREQFGV
- the argB gene encoding acetylglutamate kinase: MTLEREAAANTAKVLSEALPYIRRYVGKTLVIKYGGNAMESDELKTGFARDIVLMKAVGINPVVVHGGGPQIGDLLKRLSIESHFIDGMRVTDAQTMDVVEMVLGGQVNKDIVNLINRHGGSAIGLTGKDAELIRAKKLTVTRQTPEMTQPEIIDIGQVGEVVGVNTDLLNLLVKGDFIPVIAPIGVGANGESYNINADLVAGKVAEALKAEKLMLLTNIAGLMDKQGKVLTGLTTQQVDDLIADGTIYGGMLPKIRCALEAVQGGVGSSLIIDGRVPNAVLLEIFTDTGMGTLISNRKRP
- a CDS encoding exodeoxyribonuclease III, whose product is MRIISVNVNGIQAAVERGLLSWLQAQNADVICLQDTRASAFELDDPAFQLDGYFLYACDAEVPTQGGVALYSRLQPKAVISGLGFETADRYGRYLQADFDKVSIATLLLPSGQNGDEDLNQKFKLMDDFARYLDKQRRKRREYIYCGSLYVAQQKLDIKNWRDSQQSPGFLAPERAWMDEIVGNMGYVDALREVSREGDQYSWWPDNEQAEMLNLGWRFDYQLLTPGLRRFVRSARLPRQPRFSQHAPLIVDYDWTLTI
- a CDS encoding DUF4870 domain-containing protein is translated as MNHNSQMPVPTPSYEVRQGAMLCHLAAFLGFVFPFGSVVGPLILWQMKKEVDPFIDDQGKEALNFQITVAIAWIACMVLAFAVIGFFLMFALAIATVVLTIIGSIKANKGIAYRYPLTWRVIK